The Gemmatimonas sp. UBA7669 genome contains the following window.
CGTCGGGTCCCGAGGTCTTGCAGCATGCAGAGCAAGCGGCGGCGGCGGCGGGCTTTACGTTGCGACCAGCGACTACTCCGCCACAGATCAACCGCACATACCGGCGCGCCCTTTGGATCGTCGTGGTGCTGAACGTCGGGTACGGAATCGTCGAAGCGGTAGGCGGATTCGTCTCGGACTCTCAGGCACTGAAGGCCGACGCGCTGGACTTCCTTGGCGATGGCGTGATCAGCTTCGTCGGCTTGCTGGCACTCGCGTGGCCACTGCATCGCCGAGCCCGTGTCGCGCTTGCGCAGGGGCTGTTCCTTGGCGTCCTCGGCGTCGGCGTCGTTGGCAGCACCATCCATCGCGTGCTGGTGCAGCAGCAACCCGAGGCCGAGATGATGGGCATCCTCGGCGCCGTGGCGCTCGCTGTGAACGTCGCGGCGGCACTCGTGCTCATCCCGCACCGCACCGGCGACGCCAACGCACGAGCCATCTGGCTATTCTCGCGCAACGACGCCCTCGGCAATTTGGCGGTCCTTGTCGCCGCGGCGCTCGTCGCGTGGACTGCGTCGCCGTGGCCGGACTTGGTGGTTGCATTCGTTATCGCCGCGCTGTTCCTGCAATCCGCGTGGAGCATTGTACGGGATGCGCGAAGGGAACTGACCTTGGGACGTTGAGCCGAGCAGCGGATCGCACGCTCGATTCTGTTCAGCCTTAGACTCCGGCCATGCGCATTCTTCAATCGCTCGTACTGTTTCTTGTAGCCGGCCTGATGGAGATTGGTGGTGGCTACCTGGTCTGGCTCTGGCTTCGGAACGACCGCAGTGTGTGGCTCGGCGCCCTTGGCGGACTGCTGCTCTTCCTGTACGGCGTGTTGCCGA
Protein-coding sequences here:
- a CDS encoding cation diffusion facilitator family transporter, producing MNEAVPSSEKYRVVGMDCADDAAKLAKAVRAVPGIETVTVSVATGLLTVTTSGPEVLQHAEQAAAAAGFTLRPATTPPQINRTYRRALWIVVVLNVGYGIVEAVGGFVSDSQALKADALDFLGDGVISFVGLLALAWPLHRRARVALAQGLFLGVLGVGVVGSTIHRVLVQQQPEAEMMGILGAVALAVNVAAALVLIPHRTGDANARAIWLFSRNDALGNLAVLVAAALVAWTASPWPDLVVAFVIAALFLQSAWSIVRDARRELTLGR